In Microbulbifer celer, a single window of DNA contains:
- a CDS encoding DUF6445 family protein has translation MQVLSFGDEKNKAIVLDDFHAHPETLVQFAAQSEFAPWPMLAERKGYPGVRTSAPEALGLEVLDRLAPVLRSEFGIGSVETLKLQQETLNLMTVPEPELGPLQRAPHFDTSAPNLFAILLYLCDDSHGGTGFYRHRSTGYESITPDRVEHYLDRCFIEFNKYRRPMKYCNESDDLFTKVGFVPAKYNRLVIYRGCVLHSANILGDHSISASATRGRLTANIFVSHE, from the coding sequence ATGCAAGTACTGAGTTTTGGAGACGAGAAGAACAAGGCGATTGTTCTTGATGATTTTCATGCGCACCCGGAAACTCTGGTGCAGTTTGCGGCGCAGTCGGAGTTTGCGCCTTGGCCAATGCTGGCAGAGCGCAAAGGGTATCCAGGCGTCAGGACGTCCGCCCCGGAAGCCCTGGGGTTGGAGGTTCTGGATCGGCTGGCTCCAGTATTGCGTTCGGAATTTGGTATCGGCAGCGTCGAAACGTTGAAACTGCAGCAGGAAACGCTAAACCTGATGACAGTACCGGAGCCGGAGCTCGGCCCGCTGCAGCGGGCGCCGCACTTCGATACCAGCGCCCCAAACCTGTTTGCAATCCTGCTTTACCTGTGTGATGACTCGCACGGCGGTACCGGATTCTATCGTCACCGGAGCACCGGCTACGAGTCGATTACGCCGGATCGTGTTGAACACTACCTGGACCGTTGTTTTATTGAGTTCAACAAGTATCGCAGGCCGATGAAGTACTGTAATGAATCGGACGATCTGTTTACCAAGGTCGGGTTTGTGCCGGCCAAATACAATCGTCTGGTGATTTATCGCGGGTGCGTACTACACAGTGCGAATATCCTGGGGGATCACAGTATCAGTGCCAGTGCTACCCGCGGGCGATTGACGGCCAATATCTTCGTCAGTCACGAATGA
- a CDS encoding DMT family transporter has translation MYPSNWRVGLPLALITAFLWALLPIAMKGLLAEMDSTTVTWYRFFGAALFAGSYYGWGRKLDLPQLFRGRLLPFTLLAVAGLLGNYISYAWGLNYVTAGALQVLIQLAPLLLLIFSVIWLGEHFSPRQWLGVAMVTVGLPLFFNQRLQELLSGSNPEYLLGVGLVFIAATSWAIYGLFQKKIVAESNPQNLLVLIYIAGSLCFLPVAKPALALSLSPLGWGLLLFLTANTLIAYGAFAKAMAAWEASRVSAVLALVPLMTLALSTLIGALWPDYIEVEPMNWISWLGAFAVVFGSLTAAIGRGR, from the coding sequence ATGTACCCATCCAACTGGAGAGTCGGCCTGCCGCTGGCACTGATCACCGCGTTCCTCTGGGCCCTGCTGCCCATCGCCATGAAGGGCCTGCTGGCGGAAATGGATTCCACCACCGTCACCTGGTATCGCTTCTTCGGGGCGGCACTGTTTGCCGGCAGCTACTATGGCTGGGGACGCAAACTGGACTTGCCGCAACTCTTTCGCGGCAGACTGCTGCCTTTCACCCTGCTCGCGGTGGCCGGCCTGCTGGGGAACTACATATCCTACGCCTGGGGGCTCAATTACGTCACTGCAGGCGCCCTGCAGGTGCTGATTCAGCTGGCGCCGCTATTACTGCTGATATTCAGTGTCATCTGGCTGGGAGAGCATTTCTCACCCCGCCAGTGGCTGGGTGTGGCAATGGTGACTGTGGGCCTGCCGCTGTTTTTCAATCAACGGCTGCAGGAGTTACTCAGCGGCAGTAATCCGGAGTACTTGCTGGGCGTCGGGCTGGTGTTTATCGCCGCCACTTCGTGGGCGATCTACGGCCTGTTCCAGAAAAAGATCGTGGCGGAGTCCAACCCCCAGAACCTGCTGGTTTTAATCTATATTGCCGGCTCACTGTGTTTCCTACCGGTGGCCAAACCCGCGCTGGCCTTATCACTTTCCCCACTGGGCTGGGGGCTGCTACTGTTCCTTACCGCCAATACGCTGATCGCCTACGGCGCCTTTGCCAAGGCGATGGCCGCCTGGGAAGCCTCCCGGGTAAGCGCGGTACTGGCGCTGGTGCCGCTGATGACCCTGGCACTCAGCACACTGATCGGTGCCCTGTGGCCAGACTATATCGAGGTGGAACCCATGAACTGGATCAGCTGGCTCGGCGCCTTTGCGGTTGTTTTTGGTTCGCTGACCGCTGCGATCGGGCGCGGCCGCTGA
- the pth gene encoding aminoacyl-tRNA hydrolase, protein MSKAPETPIQLIVGLGNPGPEYDRTRHNAGADFVSELARIHGAQLAPDSKYHGLSGRVRIGGQDIRLLIPTTYMNRSGQAVGPLANFFKIPVQAILVAHDELDLPPGTARLKGGGGHGGHNGLRDIIAALGNNRDFMRLRLGVGHPGNARDVVNYVLQRAPRVEQDQLAEAIDRAVDVLPTAASGDWGAAMKTLHTNSKAK, encoded by the coding sequence TTGAGCAAGGCTCCCGAAACGCCCATCCAGTTGATCGTCGGCCTGGGCAACCCAGGCCCCGAGTATGACCGGACACGTCATAACGCGGGAGCCGATTTTGTCTCCGAGCTGGCCCGTATCCACGGTGCCCAGCTCGCGCCAGACAGCAAATATCACGGCCTCTCCGGCCGTGTCCGGATCGGCGGGCAGGATATCCGCCTGCTGATTCCCACCACCTATATGAATCGCAGCGGCCAGGCAGTCGGCCCGCTGGCGAACTTCTTCAAGATTCCCGTTCAGGCCATTCTGGTCGCTCACGACGAGCTGGACCTCCCCCCCGGTACTGCGCGCCTGAAAGGCGGCGGCGGCCACGGTGGACACAACGGCCTGCGCGATATCATTGCCGCACTGGGCAACAACCGCGACTTTATGCGCCTGCGCCTCGGCGTCGGCCATCCGGGCAATGCCCGCGATGTGGTGAATTATGTCCTGCAGCGGGCGCCCCGCGTGGAGCAGGACCAATTGGCCGAAGCCATCGACCGCGCCGTCGATGTGCTGCCCACCGCCGCCAGCGGCGACTGGGGCGCAGCCATGAAAACGCTTCACACCAACTCCAAAGCCAAATAG
- a CDS encoding SapC family protein yields MATVEAPKIVPLRSDAHGKLKVRELGTFEHVAKAHMVPVTAHEFSRLGAEYPIVFVKNSDTDQFQSVALLSLKVGENLFADGDNWKGVFVPGAVRNHPFVLAPAGDNKEQLVVGLIENSPIVGEEEGNALFNESGEESEYLKAKKEALVGYLESDQMTKAFISVLAEKDLLTTQNVSVNAGGEKINLTGIYMVDEKKLGEMSEEDFADFRKRGFLPPLYAQLGSMHQFSRLAKMQSEA; encoded by the coding sequence ATGGCCACTGTAGAAGCCCCCAAGATTGTTCCCCTGCGCAGTGACGCGCACGGTAAGCTGAAAGTCCGTGAGCTGGGGACCTTCGAGCACGTTGCAAAGGCGCACATGGTTCCGGTAACTGCCCACGAGTTTTCCCGTTTGGGTGCTGAATACCCGATCGTTTTTGTCAAGAATTCCGATACGGACCAGTTTCAGTCTGTTGCACTCTTAAGCCTGAAAGTAGGCGAAAACCTGTTCGCTGACGGCGATAACTGGAAGGGCGTTTTCGTTCCGGGCGCTGTGCGCAATCATCCTTTCGTTCTGGCGCCTGCCGGTGACAACAAAGAGCAGCTGGTAGTTGGCCTGATTGAGAACAGCCCGATTGTCGGTGAAGAAGAGGGTAACGCGCTGTTCAACGAGTCCGGCGAAGAGTCCGAGTACCTGAAAGCCAAGAAAGAGGCGCTGGTGGGCTACCTCGAAAGCGACCAGATGACCAAAGCCTTTATCTCCGTCCTGGCTGAGAAAGACCTGCTGACCACCCAGAATGTTTCCGTGAATGCGGGTGGTGAAAAGATCAACCTCACCGGTATCTACATGGTGGATGAGAAGAAGCTGGGCGAGATGAGTGAGGAAGACTTCGCGGATTTCCGCAAGCGTGGTTTCCTGCCCCCGCTGTACGCGCAGCTGGGTTCCATGCACCAGTTCTCCCGTTTGGCCAAGATGCAATCTGAAGCCTGA
- the ychF gene encoding redox-regulated ATPase YchF: MGFTCGIVGLPNVGKSTLFNALTKAGIDAENFPFCTIEPNAGIVPVPDPRLDKLAEIVKPQKVIPTTMEFTDIAGLVAGASKGEGLGNKFLANIRETDAIAHVVRCFENDNVIHVANQVDPVADIEVINTELALADLDTVEKALQRYTRAAKGQDKHAIKMKALLEKIQPHLDEAKPLRSFGLSEDELADLRELSLLTVKPTMYIANVDEDGFENNPHLDAVSAIAAEENAVLVPICNKLESEIAELDDDEKQEFLEELGMEEPGLNRVIRAGYNLLSLHTYFTAGVKEVRAWTIPLEATAPQAAGKIHTDFEKGFIRAEVVSYTDFVDHNGEAGAKEAGKWRLEGKDYVVADGDVVHFRFNV, from the coding sequence ATGGGTTTTACTTGCGGCATCGTCGGCCTGCCCAACGTGGGCAAATCCACTCTGTTCAATGCCCTGACCAAAGCGGGTATCGATGCAGAAAACTTTCCCTTCTGCACCATTGAGCCGAACGCCGGCATCGTGCCGGTACCCGACCCGCGCCTCGACAAGCTGGCGGAAATCGTCAAACCGCAAAAGGTGATTCCCACCACCATGGAGTTCACCGATATCGCGGGCCTGGTAGCGGGCGCCTCCAAAGGCGAGGGCCTGGGCAACAAGTTTCTTGCCAATATCCGCGAAACCGACGCCATCGCCCACGTAGTGCGCTGTTTCGAAAACGACAACGTCATTCATGTGGCCAACCAGGTTGACCCGGTGGCGGATATCGAGGTGATCAACACCGAACTGGCCCTCGCTGACCTGGACACTGTGGAAAAAGCGCTGCAGCGCTATACCCGCGCCGCCAAGGGGCAGGACAAGCACGCGATCAAGATGAAAGCGCTGCTGGAGAAGATCCAGCCACACCTGGACGAAGCCAAGCCACTGCGCTCCTTCGGCCTCAGCGAGGACGAACTGGCAGACCTGCGCGAGCTGAGCCTGCTCACCGTCAAACCCACCATGTATATCGCCAACGTGGATGAAGACGGCTTCGAAAACAATCCGCACCTGGACGCCGTATCCGCCATCGCCGCGGAAGAAAACGCGGTGCTGGTGCCCATCTGTAACAAGCTGGAATCGGAAATTGCCGAACTGGATGACGATGAAAAGCAGGAGTTCCTGGAAGAACTGGGCATGGAAGAACCAGGCCTGAACCGGGTAATTCGCGCCGGTTACAATCTGCTGAGCCTGCACACCTACTTCACCGCTGGCGTCAAAGAAGTGCGCGCCTGGACCATTCCCCTGGAAGCCACCGCACCCCAGGCCGCGGGTAAAATCCACACCGATTTCGAAAAGGGCTTCATCCGCGCAGAAGTGGTGAGCTATACGGATTTTGTGGACCACAACGGCGAAGCTGGCGCAAAAGAAGCCGGCAAGTGGCGCCTGGAGGGCAAGGATTACGTGGTCGCCGACGGCGACGTTGTCCACTTCCGCTTCAACGTCTGA
- the pyk gene encoding pyruvate kinase, with product MNRHTKIVATLGPGTDKPRVIDEIIRAGVNVVRLNFSHGSADDHRKRVEEVRRAAAAQSKMVAVLGDLQGPKIRIARFADGGIFLENNAEFTLDADCPKEGGNQERVGVDYPSLITDCEPGNILLLDDGKIRLEVTGGTKSKLFCRVLQGGKLSNNKGINLLGGGLSAPALTEKDYQDIKLAAELDVDFLAVSFPRSGEDLEIARKAMREEGSNAAIVAKVERAEAVSDEAQMDGIILASDVIMVARGDLGVEIGDAALVGVQKKLIDRANALNRGVITATQMMESMITNPTPTRAEVMDVANAVLDGTDAVMLSAETAAGDFPVAAVESMAEIVVGAEQYLGSTKRANIARSGSESIDTVIAQAAIESAARVENLCAVAALTESGRTPRIMSRATTQLPIFALTRHPQVARQLVLLRGVEPVEFDPASVPLGHLTDAIIEVLGARIDLKKGQRVLITQGERLNMGGGTSSMRIKEIE from the coding sequence ATGAATCGCCATACCAAAATTGTTGCCACGCTCGGCCCGGGGACTGACAAGCCGCGCGTTATTGACGAGATAATCCGCGCCGGCGTCAACGTCGTTCGCCTGAATTTTTCCCACGGTAGTGCAGACGACCACCGCAAGCGCGTGGAGGAAGTACGCCGTGCAGCCGCCGCACAAAGTAAAATGGTTGCGGTTCTCGGTGACCTGCAAGGGCCGAAAATCCGTATCGCCCGTTTTGCGGACGGCGGCATCTTTCTTGAAAACAATGCCGAGTTTACGCTCGATGCAGATTGCCCGAAGGAGGGCGGCAACCAGGAGCGCGTGGGTGTTGATTACCCGTCCCTGATTACCGACTGCGAGCCCGGCAATATTCTGTTACTGGATGATGGCAAGATTCGTCTGGAAGTAACCGGCGGTACCAAAAGCAAGCTGTTCTGTCGCGTATTGCAGGGCGGCAAGCTGTCCAACAATAAAGGCATCAATCTGTTGGGCGGCGGTCTGTCGGCGCCGGCGCTGACAGAAAAAGATTATCAGGACATCAAACTCGCTGCCGAGCTGGATGTGGATTTCCTGGCAGTAAGCTTCCCGCGCAGCGGCGAAGATCTGGAGATCGCCCGTAAAGCCATGCGCGAAGAGGGCAGCAATGCCGCGATCGTGGCAAAAGTCGAGCGCGCCGAGGCGGTCAGTGACGAAGCGCAGATGGATGGGATCATTCTCGCATCTGACGTGATCATGGTTGCCCGCGGCGACCTGGGTGTGGAGATTGGTGATGCGGCGCTGGTAGGTGTGCAGAAGAAACTGATCGACCGCGCCAACGCCCTGAACCGTGGCGTGATCACGGCCACCCAGATGATGGAGTCCATGATTACCAATCCGACGCCGACCCGCGCGGAAGTGATGGACGTGGCAAACGCGGTACTGGACGGTACCGATGCGGTAATGCTGTCAGCCGAAACCGCCGCGGGCGACTTCCCGGTTGCGGCGGTGGAATCCATGGCAGAGATCGTGGTTGGTGCAGAGCAGTATCTCGGCAGCACCAAGCGCGCAAACATTGCACGATCCGGCTCTGAAAGTATCGATACCGTGATTGCCCAGGCCGCCATTGAGTCTGCCGCGCGGGTAGAGAACTTGTGCGCTGTGGCGGCACTGACCGAATCCGGCCGCACCCCGCGTATCATGTCTCGGGCCACTACCCAGTTGCCGATCTTTGCTCTGACCCGTCATCCCCAGGTGGCGCGTCAGTTGGTGCTGCTGCGCGGTGTTGAGCCGGTAGAGTTTGATCCGGCCTCGGTACCGCTGGGGCATCTGACCGATGCGATTATCGAAGTGCTGGGCGCTCGCATTGACCTGAAGAAAGGCCAGCGCGTGCTGATCACCCAAGGCGAACGCCTGAATATGGGTGGTGGTACCAGCTCCATGCGGATCAAAGAAATCGAGTAA
- a CDS encoding ribose-phosphate pyrophosphokinase — protein MVFTGNANPELAQKIVKHMAIPLGEAVVKRFSDGEIAVEITDNVRGRDVFVVQSTCQPTNRNLMELILLVDGLRRASAGRITAVVPYFGYARQDRRVRSQRVPISAKVVADMMVSVGIDRVLTVDLHAEQIQGFFDVPVDNVYGSSVLLDDIERQNYEDLVVVSPDIGGVVRARAVAKSLECDLAIIDKRRPAANVAEVMNIIGEVNGRTCLLVDDMVDTAGTLCNAANALKEHGAKKVIAYCTHPVLSGKAIDNLNNSVLDELVVTDSIPLGDKPAHAPKIRQLTLSAMLAESMRRISNEESLSAMFR, from the coding sequence ATGGTCTTCACCGGCAACGCAAACCCGGAACTGGCGCAAAAGATTGTTAAGCATATGGCGATACCGCTGGGTGAGGCGGTGGTCAAACGCTTCTCCGATGGTGAGATTGCGGTAGAAATCACGGACAACGTCCGCGGCCGCGATGTGTTCGTGGTCCAATCCACCTGCCAGCCCACCAATCGCAACCTGATGGAACTGATCCTGCTGGTAGACGGCCTGCGCCGTGCCTCTGCAGGCCGTATCACTGCGGTTGTGCCCTACTTCGGTTACGCCCGCCAGGATCGCCGGGTGCGCTCCCAGCGGGTACCAATTTCCGCCAAGGTTGTGGCAGACATGATGGTGAGCGTGGGTATCGACCGCGTTCTGACCGTCGACCTGCACGCAGAACAGATCCAGGGCTTCTTCGACGTGCCAGTGGACAATGTTTACGGCTCTTCCGTGCTGCTGGACGATATTGAACGCCAGAATTACGAGGACCTGGTGGTGGTATCCCCGGATATCGGTGGCGTAGTGCGCGCGCGCGCGGTGGCGAAGAGCCTGGAGTGCGACCTGGCCATCATCGACAAACGTCGTCCGGCAGCCAATGTGGCAGAGGTGATGAACATCATCGGCGAGGTTAACGGCCGCACCTGCCTGCTGGTGGATGACATGGTGGATACCGCAGGCACCCTGTGCAATGCCGCCAATGCATTGAAGGAACACGGCGCCAAGAAGGTGATCGCCTACTGTACCCACCCGGTACTGTCCGGCAAGGCGATCGACAACCTGAACAATTCGGTTCTGGATGAACTGGTAGTCACCGACTCCATTCCACTGGGTGACAAGCCCGCCCATGCGCCGAAGATCCGCCAGCTGACGCTTTCCGCGATGCTCGCAGAGTCCATGCGCCGCATCAGCAACGAAGAATCCCTGTCCGCGATGTTCCGCTAA
- a CDS encoding 50S ribosomal protein L25/general stress protein Ctc has product MSDFTLNANVRSDEGKGASRRLRREEGKLPAIIYGGEAEPQAISLLAKDVFKALESEAFFSSVLTLDVEGKKETVILRDLQRHPAKQILLHADFQRVSANTKVHIKVPLHFLNEESCKGVKAGGIVSHTLTELDITAPASKLPEYIEVDLADLELDATVHISDIKLPAGVESVDLAHGEDHDLVVASVHKPRGAVEADAEAEEGEESGE; this is encoded by the coding sequence ATGTCTGATTTTACTCTGAATGCCAACGTCCGCAGCGACGAAGGGAAAGGTGCGAGCCGCCGCCTGCGTCGTGAGGAAGGCAAGCTTCCGGCCATCATTTACGGTGGCGAAGCCGAGCCGCAAGCGATTTCTCTGCTGGCAAAAGACGTATTCAAGGCGCTGGAAAGCGAAGCTTTCTTCTCTTCCGTTCTGACCCTGGACGTTGAAGGCAAGAAAGAGACCGTGATCCTGCGTGACCTGCAGCGTCACCCGGCCAAGCAGATCCTGCTGCACGCTGACTTCCAGCGCGTTTCCGCAAACACCAAAGTACACATCAAGGTACCGCTGCACTTCCTGAACGAAGAGAGCTGCAAAGGTGTTAAGGCTGGCGGTATCGTGTCTCACACCCTGACCGAGCTGGACATTACTGCACCGGCTTCCAAGCTGCCTGAGTACATCGAAGTTGACCTGGCAGATCTGGAGCTGGACGCGACTGTCCACATCTCCGACATCAAACTGCCGGCCGGTGTAGAGTCTGTAGACCTGGCCCACGGCGAAGACCACGACCTGGTTGTTGCCTCCGTGCACAAGCCCCGTGGCGCCGTAGAAGCTGACGCAGAAGCCGAAGAAGGCGAAGAGTCCGGCGAGTAA
- a CDS encoding sulfite exporter TauE/SafE family protein — protein MFFQRYAGWLIFLGAFYGLWALLVFGQGLWPLVTEHWPMALSMAIGSYAAGSTPMGGGTVGFPVLVLLFDMPASLGRDFSFAVQSIGMVSASIFIFCRRQPLAWAMLRGALIGSLLATPLGILFFAPLVSELWVKLSFAVIWGGFGILHLYRLSEITGHDHLGDPRCPADFRVGLVFGAVAGFSAVSVTGVGIDMVIYAALVLLSRVDLKVAIPTSVVIMAFSSLVGVAVKSISGDWQPGVLGNWLAAAPVVALGAPLGVFVVGLIGRRPTLLVVALLCVVQFVWACYTEWATLGMSGMAMALLAVLACLGGFEVLRMLGIRRVRNRAQGAELAAGEGTVAAAS, from the coding sequence ATGTTTTTTCAACGCTATGCTGGCTGGTTGATTTTCCTCGGTGCTTTTTATGGGCTCTGGGCTTTACTGGTATTTGGTCAGGGGCTGTGGCCGCTGGTCACAGAGCACTGGCCGATGGCGCTCTCCATGGCCATTGGCAGTTACGCCGCGGGCTCCACTCCGATGGGGGGCGGCACTGTCGGCTTCCCCGTGCTCGTCCTGCTCTTTGATATGCCCGCCAGTCTCGGGCGTGATTTCAGCTTTGCGGTGCAGTCCATTGGCATGGTCAGTGCCAGTATCTTTATTTTCTGCCGCCGACAGCCGCTGGCGTGGGCCATGCTGCGCGGAGCCCTGATCGGCAGCCTGCTGGCGACCCCGCTGGGGATCCTGTTCTTCGCCCCGCTGGTGTCTGAGCTGTGGGTCAAGTTGTCATTTGCGGTGATCTGGGGCGGTTTCGGTATCCTGCATCTATACCGCCTGAGCGAGATAACGGGCCACGATCACCTTGGGGATCCCCGTTGTCCGGCGGATTTCCGTGTCGGTCTGGTCTTTGGTGCAGTGGCGGGTTTTTCGGCCGTTTCTGTGACCGGGGTTGGTATTGATATGGTGATCTACGCAGCGCTTGTACTGCTGAGCCGGGTGGACCTGAAGGTGGCGATTCCCACTTCTGTGGTGATCATGGCGTTTTCATCACTGGTGGGTGTTGCAGTGAAAAGTATTTCCGGGGACTGGCAGCCGGGTGTTCTCGGCAATTGGCTGGCGGCAGCGCCTGTGGTGGCGTTGGGAGCGCCGCTGGGCGTGTTTGTGGTTGGCCTTATCGGGCGTCGCCCCACGCTTCTTGTGGTGGCGCTGCTATGCGTCGTGCAGTTTGTGTGGGCTTGTTACACCGAGTGGGCCACGCTTGGTATGTCCGGTATGGCAATGGCATTGCTTGCGGTTCTGGCGTGCCTGGGCGGCTTTGAGGTGCTCAGAATGCTCGGTATCCGTCGGGTGCGCAACCGCGCGCAGGGCGCTGAGTTGGCGGCAGGCGAAGGCACGGTGGCCGCTGCCAGTTGA
- a CDS encoding TonB-dependent receptor: MLKRNKLALSISTAVLGGSLVAPLAVAQDAALEEITVTGIRGALQDAVNIKRDATDLVDAVSAEDVGKFPDSDVGEALGRIPGITVGRSFGQGASVSIRGAAPTMTLTQLNGQNVASTGWFDNIPVDRSFNYSLLPAELIGGIEVYKSSRADLNEGGIGGTVIVNTRKPLDLEANTAWVGTTGRVGTISDELAPEVSGLYSWKNDAETFGVLLSAAAEDREYVRRGTESDYRWSGDVAPTTFLQDQERKALDVTLQYAPTDALSFTLHAMSLDLQADNTNNSLYLFTLTGEGLDGGYTECHNTNAAGLCTSSTTSGAPDSRGEPGSEIATNTFNQTWGRKSSMSSDTFDLSSEYEGDGFRVSGSIGSTMADGGTDFTTNFQDIGAGQPAWEGSIDASGKEIDITTTKDPSQSLANFPSSMSPQGWAVASGPVEDEESYAQLDVEFDLNVGILTSFKTGVRWTDHDVNRRKYRGVFKTVENEDGELVADPEIADTSSLYDGTYEIGQDGFTAPKPDLDAMVALTRASLGQWVEERAGYSDLNEENTALYGMFNFETGALSGNFGLRYISTDASRTQYDLDGTEPQEGEIAANIGYAYSLSTYSSDYSDVLPSATVRYELSEDWVVRASASQTISRPTYDDMLVTYSGFADDRADNQTQRFGSEGLKPMKATSADIALEYYYGDGNLMSATYFVKSIDDFVTSQILVDQQIGLEDPAGGDSWAVETLENAGGADIQGIELQIQHAFDNGFGVAANYTYTDAEAPKDAFMDQLPIFTESSEHAYNLVGYWENDTFSARAAYNFRSEYLIRDGGYWYGNRMHDDFGSLDLSFYWYATDNLDVTFEAINVLEEDDIQYGAADASTTSTGMKGPLQEGFPAWSFQGEAVYQLGASYKF; encoded by the coding sequence ATGCTTAAGCGCAACAAACTCGCTCTCTCGATCAGTACAGCCGTTCTTGGTGGCAGCCTGGTGGCTCCATTGGCGGTTGCTCAGGATGCAGCTCTGGAAGAAATTACCGTTACTGGTATTCGTGGAGCCCTGCAAGATGCCGTAAACATCAAGCGCGATGCGACCGATCTGGTCGATGCCGTGTCCGCGGAAGATGTTGGTAAATTTCCGGATTCAGACGTAGGTGAAGCACTCGGGCGTATCCCCGGTATCACCGTGGGCCGCTCATTTGGCCAGGGGGCGTCCGTCTCCATTCGCGGTGCAGCCCCGACTATGACCCTGACCCAGTTGAACGGTCAGAACGTTGCCTCCACTGGCTGGTTTGACAACATTCCAGTGGATCGTAGTTTCAACTACTCCCTGCTGCCGGCGGAACTGATTGGTGGCATCGAGGTATACAAGTCTTCCCGTGCGGACCTGAACGAAGGGGGTATTGGCGGCACGGTTATTGTCAACACTCGCAAGCCTCTGGATCTGGAAGCGAATACTGCGTGGGTCGGCACCACTGGTCGTGTCGGTACCATCAGTGATGAGCTGGCTCCGGAAGTCTCCGGTTTGTACAGCTGGAAGAACGACGCAGAAACCTTTGGTGTGCTGCTTTCCGCAGCGGCTGAAGACCGCGAATACGTGCGACGGGGTACCGAATCTGATTATCGCTGGTCCGGAGATGTTGCGCCTACTACCTTCCTGCAGGATCAGGAGCGTAAAGCGCTGGACGTAACCCTGCAGTACGCGCCGACCGATGCTCTGTCTTTCACCCTGCACGCCATGTCTCTGGACCTGCAGGCGGACAACACCAACAACAGTCTGTACCTGTTCACCCTGACTGGTGAAGGCCTGGACGGTGGCTATACCGAGTGCCACAACACTAACGCAGCCGGTCTGTGTACTTCCAGCACCACCTCAGGTGCACCGGACTCCCGCGGTGAACCCGGCAGCGAGATCGCCACCAACACCTTCAACCAGACCTGGGGCCGCAAGTCCTCCATGAGCTCTGATACTTTCGATTTGAGCTCCGAATATGAAGGTGACGGTTTCCGCGTGAGCGGTAGCATTGGGTCCACAATGGCCGATGGGGGCACCGATTTCACCACCAACTTCCAGGATATTGGTGCGGGCCAGCCGGCTTGGGAGGGGTCCATCGATGCCTCGGGCAAAGAAATTGATATCACGACCACCAAGGATCCCAGCCAGAGCCTGGCTAACTTCCCGTCCTCCATGTCTCCGCAGGGCTGGGCGGTAGCCAGTGGTCCGGTAGAAGACGAAGAGAGCTACGCGCAACTCGATGTGGAGTTTGATCTGAACGTTGGCATTCTGACTTCGTTCAAGACTGGTGTACGTTGGACCGATCACGACGTAAATCGTCGTAAATATCGTGGCGTGTTCAAAACAGTTGAAAATGAAGATGGCGAGTTGGTAGCAGACCCGGAAATTGCCGACACGTCTTCCCTGTACGATGGCACCTATGAAATTGGGCAGGACGGTTTTACCGCGCCGAAACCGGATCTGGATGCCATGGTTGCTCTGACTCGGGCAAGTCTTGGCCAGTGGGTTGAGGAGCGTGCAGGTTATTCCGACCTGAACGAAGAAAATACCGCGCTCTACGGTATGTTCAACTTTGAGACTGGTGCCCTGAGCGGTAACTTCGGTTTGCGTTACATCTCTACGGATGCTTCCCGTACTCAGTATGATCTGGACGGCACCGAGCCTCAGGAAGGTGAGATTGCCGCGAACATTGGTTACGCCTATTCCCTGTCCACCTACAGCTCCGATTACAGCGATGTGCTCCCGAGTGCTACTGTACGCTACGAGCTTTCTGAAGACTGGGTAGTGCGTGCGTCTGCTTCCCAGACTATCAGCCGTCCCACCTACGACGACATGCTGGTGACATACAGTGGTTTTGCCGACGACCGTGCGGACAACCAGACCCAGCGTTTCGGTAGCGAAGGTCTGAAGCCGATGAAGGCCACCAGTGCGGATATTGCTCTGGAGTACTACTACGGCGATGGTAATCTGATGTCCGCGACTTACTTTGTTAAGTCCATCGACGACTTCGTGACTTCCCAGATTCTGGTTGATCAGCAGATTGGTCTGGAGGATCCGGCTGGCGGCGATAGCTGGGCAGTGGAAACTCTCGAGAATGCCGGCGGTGCTGATATCCAGGGTATTGAGTTGCAGATTCAGCACGCGTTCGATAACGGCTTTGGTGTAGCGGCCAACTACACCTACACCGACGCGGAAGCGCCGAAAGATGCGTTTATGGACCAGTTGCCAATCTTCACTGAGTCGTCCGAGCACGCCTATAACCTGGTGGGCTACTGGGAAAACGATACGTTCTCTGCTCGTGCGGCGTACAACTTCCGCTCTGAGTACCTGATCCGTGATGGTGGTTACTGGTACGGTAACCGTATGCACGACGACTTCGGTTCTCTGGACCTGAGCTTCTACTGGTATGCTACCGATAATCTGGATGTTACCTTTGAGGCGATCAACGTTCTCGAAGAGGATGATATCCAGTACGGTGCTGCGGATGCATCGACCACATCCACCGGCATGAAGGGCCCACTGCAGGAAGGTTTCCCGGCATGGTCCTTCCAGGGTGAGGCTGTGTACCAGTTGGGTGCTAGCTACAAGTTCTAA